GGCAACGGTATCTTGCGGCCCTACACCCAGCTTGCGGAAGAGATTGGCGGTTTCGGTGACGCGCTCCAGCAAATCGGCCCAACTCAGCGTCGTCGCGTAATCCCTTGGTCCCGAGAGAAGCTGGAAAGAGATCGCAGGCCGCCCGGGAAACCGCTCTGCCGTGCGGGACAGCATCTGATAGACTGTGCTGGCAACGTCCCGCTTTTCATACGGCATCTCCTGCTCGACCAGATTACGGTCGGCAATCGAGCTGAAACGACTCATGGCTCCCCCCATTTTTCCCATTCCGGACCGATACGGCCCGGCGCACAGAATGGGGCATAAGATAGCGGCAGGGCAACCCTGACGGGAGGGCAGCATTCAAGGACGCAGCGTCAGTGCCGCTGCGTCCTGTCGCAGACCGGCCTCAGCCGGGGATACGCAGGGTCTGACCGGGATAGATCTTGTTCGGGTCGGACAGCATCGGGCGGTTTGCCTCGAAGATATCGTTATAGCGATTGGCATCGCCCAGATACTGCTTGGCAATGGCCGAAAGGGTCTCTCCGGATTTGACGGTGTGGAAAACCGGTTCGGACGACTTGCTGCTGACCGTCGCTGTCTTTTCAGCCTCGGGCATATCCGCTTCAACCTTGGCGATACCTTTGATATTGCCGATGGC
This sequence is a window from Paracoccus aerodenitrificans. Protein-coding genes within it:
- the lysM gene encoding peptidoglycan-binding protein LysM, whose amino-acid sequence is MALWDFVKDAGKSVLGSAEAAEVKDPGPDAEKADTDRKVAAMKAELKELGLDADDVKLTLRSDKETVKIESKGADRETMEKLVVAIGNIKGIAKVEADMPEAEKTATVSSKSSEPVFHTVKSGETLSAIAKQYLGDANRYNDIFEANRPMLSDPNKIYPGQTLRIPG